CATAATATAAAATATGGAAGGAAGGATTAATTTGAGCAGCCTGGAAGTTAAGAATGACAGTATAGTAATTGAAAACCAGAAAATACATATTGATATTTATACAGCTAGTAAAAATCCAATTGGTACTGTTTTATTCCTGCATGGGAATATATTCTATTCCAATTCGTATAACGAATTTTTGAGCAACTTAAGTCAGGTGGGCAATATTAATGTAGTAACCTTTGACTACTTGGGCTGGGGACGCAGCGAAGGGCCAAGGGGAAAAGCCCAGGCAAAAAAAATCCTGGAGCAGATCAGGGAAATGGTCAAATACACAGTAAAAAGATTTCCCAACAGCAAATATGCTATAATAGGAGATAGTATGGGAGGTCATTTTGCCTTCGAGGCCTTAATCGACAATCCTGAACTGGACTGCTGTGTATCCCATACCATACGGTACCCGGGGACTTATGCCAATATGGTTGACAGGATTTTTGTAAACCTCTTTAGAATAATGGGACTCATAATGCCAAATAAAACCATTAATCCTTTGAAGGAAGCTGTTAACGCTGAACCAAAAAAGGGGGGTAACCCTACCTACAATAAACTTTTAAAAGATCCCAAGATAGTAACTTCCTTTGACATGAAAACCATAGCAGAATTAACAAGGGTTAAGTCAAATAAAAACCATAAAACAAAGAAACCTGTATTGATAATTGTAGGGGAAAAGGAAGAAAATAAAAATGAAATTATTTTAGCCAAAAAAGCTTCACAGATTTTAACCAACTCTCAACTGGAAGTTGTTAAAGATGCTGGGCATCTGCTTTTTATAGACCATCCAAAGCTTATTGCGGACTTGATAACTAACTGGTTAAAAAAGGTTTCATTTAACTAAAGAGATTTTTAATTTTTTCTTCCTCAGCCCTAAAATATCTTAAACATCCATTAATATAATCTTCCAATGAAAGATCATTTTTGGCTGTATTTAAATCTTCAAGCTTATTGCTTGATATTTCAAAAGAGAATTCTTGCATGGTTGATGCCTTCCAGGGGGCGATATTCATATCATCTTTGTTAAAGATGATTGTATCTACCAGGTCTTCAAAAGCTTCCTGGTTGTCACTATCTTTTCCAATCCACCATTTCCAAAGAATTCGGTCTAACCATATAGTAATTATTTGGTTCACAGTACATACCTCCATAGGATTGTTGCGTATTTTATGGACTTCAATTTATTATACCTTAATTATAGAAAAAAGGTACTTTAAAATATAGGGTGTAAAATATAGACTACAAAGGGGAAGGTTTTATTGAATAAGGAAGAAATAAAGAAAAAAATAGCACATGAAATTGATAAGAGCTTTAACACTTTGAAGGATTTAGCCGAGCTCCTAAACAATTCTCCTGAACTGGGGTACAAAGAAGAAAAAACCTCGTCAATACTCAAGGAGGAGTTTGCCAGGCTGGGAATAGACACCAATGACAGGGTAGCTTATACAGGATTTAAGGGAAGTCTTAAGGGCAGGTCCAGTGGAGTCAAGGTAGCAGTATTGGGTGAACTAGACAGTGTAATCTGCCATCAGCATCCCCTGGCAGATAAAAATACAGGAGCTGCTCATGCCTGTGGGCATTTTGCCCAGTTGGTTTTAATTGTGGGGGTGGCCATGGCTTTAAAGAACTCGGGGGTTATGGATTTTTTGTCTGGAGAAGTATGCTTCATGGCACTGCCTGCAGAAGAGTTTATAGATTTAGAATATAGGGAAAGATTAGTCGCTGATGAGCATATAAAATATAAAAGTGGCAAACAGCAGGCCATATGGGAAGGACACTTCGATGATGTTGGTATAGTATTAATGCATCACCTTCTGCCCAGAGATTATCCATATGTTGTATATGCAGGCATGACCAGCAACACATTCATCTCTAAAATGGTAACATATACAGGCAAGGAGTCCCATGCCGGTGCTGCACCCCATGAGGGGATTAATGCTCTTAATATGGCCATGTTAGCTTTAAACAATATAAATGCTCAGCGAGAAACCTTCATTGAAGATGATAAGGTAAGGGTGCACAGCATAATTCTCAAAGGTGGAGATGCAGTAAATGTCATCCCTGGTGAGGTTGTTATGGAAACAGTTGTACGTGGTTCTTCCCAGAAGGCAGTGCAGCGGGCCGCAGAAAAGGTTGATCAGTGCCTTTTGGCTGGGTCCCTTGCAATGGGAGGCCATATATCTATAAAAAATAATGCAGGCTACCTGCCCCTTGTTAATGATGATAGGCTTATGGATGTCTATATAAGTAATATGGAGCAGTTCGTTGACAAGGAACAAATTGCTAAAATGGGGTCCATTGCCGCCTCCTTTGATTTTGGCGATGTAACTCATTTGATACCAGGGCTGCATTCATTTATATGCGCTGCTGAAGGAAACCTGCATACAAAGGAATTTAAGGTTTTTGATGAGCAGCTTGCCTATCTGGAAAGCTTAAAGGCCATGGCATTTACTATAGTAGACCTGCTTTTTGATGAAGGTAAGCTGGCTGAACAAATTATTAATGAATATACACCTAGGATGACAAAAGAAAGCTATTTAAAGTATTTAAAGGAAAACTCAAAAACAATGCAAGGCAGACCCATGAAATTTAAATAAGATATGGTGGTGATGGCATGAATGAAAAGATAAACTGGGTCAAACTGACCAGTCTAAGTGGTGAGATAGAGGCTGAACTATTGATGGGACTTTTAAAAACCCACAATATACCTGCTGAAAAAGTATATCCAGGTATCACCCAGTATGTAAAGGTATATATGGGAACTGCAGTAGGCGTTGAAATTCATGTGCCTGAAAACATGTATCATCAGGCAAAAGAAATCCTTAAGGAGTTGGAAGATCAATGTGGAGATTCCTAAGACTATTTTGGTATTTATTAAACAATCCCCAAGTGGGCAGCCATAAGAAGCTCATCCTTGTGGGGTTTCCAATATTATATTTAATCATGCCAGATCTAATACCCTTTATAATTGATGACTTGATAATTATTGCCCTTGGCTTTTGGAGCTTTGTAAAGACAGCAAAAAGAGACGTTAAAATGTCCAGGGATCAGGATATAATAGATGTGGAGGCCAGGACTGTTAAGGATGACTAAGACATGAATTGACTTTCAATTACTAAACCAATACACTAGATAAAAGTGGAAAAATATAAATAAAAAGGATGCTGTTGTGGTGGACAAATTATTGCTCATTTATAATCCAGTGGCTGGTGAAGGAGCTTTTAAAGAAAACCTTGATGAGGTTGTATCACTTTTACAGAAAAAAGGCTACCAGGTTATTGTACATAGGACTAGTAATGATGAAGATCTTGAAATAGTAATCAATAACAGTAAAAATTTTATCGATGTAGTTACGGCTGCAGGTGGAGATGGAACCATACATCAGGTTGTTAATGCCATGTTAAAGAATAACCTGACTCATGTACCCCTGGGAATTATTCCTGTAGGTACATCCAATGACATTGCAAGCTATCTGGGCATACCGTTTTCTTTTTTTGATGCCATTCAAATTATTGGCAGCCGGAAGGTGAAAAACATTGATGTTGGGGAAGTAAACAACAGCTGCTTTGTAAATGTGGCCAGCGGTGGGCTTCTAATGGAGGTGCCACATACCACCAGTGTAAAGTTAAAAAACTTGACCGGAAGGTTAGCCTATTACTTAAAGGGTATTGAACAACTGCCTAACTTGAGACCTATTCCTATTAAAATATCCTGTCCCGAAGAGACAGTTGAGGAAGAAATCCTACTATTTATAATATTAAATGGGTCCATTGCCGGAGGATTTAAGAACCTTGCTCCAGCAGCTTCCATGACTGATGGAAAACTGGATGTTTTAGTTTTTAAGCCTGTTCCAATCCCTAGACTTCTGTCAGTATTTGTAAAAATACTTAGGGGTGACCATTTCGGAGATGCGTCATTGAAATATTTTCAAACAGCAGGTCCTATTGAAATCACGTGTGAAGCAAATGTTGGTACTGATGTGGATGGTGAAAAAGGGCCGGATTTCCCAATGTATATTAAGCTTCGAAAAGGACTTTTGCCAGTATTTGTACCATCAGTTAATTTTAAATAAATTAGGGAGCATTTTATTATGAAGTTTCAAACTGAAATTAGAGTAAGATACGCCGAAACAGATGCCATGGGGTGACATTCTGGAAATAGTTCAGCCACCACATGGTGAAAGTACATGTGGGCTTAAGGTCTTTTTGTCAGCTCTTCTATAATAATGTCCCATATGTGGGGTTTTTCAAAACCTCTTCGCCAGGAAGCAACTCCCGCTAGGTCATATTTTCTAACCAGCTCTATTCTTTGTCTCATGGAAAATTCATCTTCTATCCAAATTTTATAGACTTTGCCCTTGTCCTCATATATGCCAAAATTTTGCCCAGCTGCCTCATCCACGCTTATTAAGGCATTATTGGCTTTCAATGTTTCTTCTGCTTGTCTCATGGAAAGGGCTTTTGAGGTAACCTGGATGGTTCCGTCAGCCAGCTCTTCTTCTTCCCATATTCTCGTATAAAAGGGAACCCCTAAAAGGAGCTTTTCCCTTGGTACCTGCTCTAACATCCTAATTAATCCAGCTTCTACCCAGGGCAGGGAAGCTACAGAGCCAGCTACAGGACTGGTTCGCCAGTGCTCATCATATGTCATTACTGCCACATAGTCTACTATTTTGCTAATGGCAGGACGGTCATAGACCATAGACCAATTGGGACTGTTGGACCTAACTGTTACATCAACACTAACTGTAAGACCCTGTTCATGCAAAATTGGTGTGAGCTCCCTTAAAAATTGGGTAAATAAATCCTTATCTTCATAATAGATGTTTTCAAAATCAATATTAATTCCATCTAGTCTAAAAAGCCTGGCAAGAACTACAAGTTGATTGATGACATTTTTGCGGTTTTCTAAGCTTCCAAGCATTTCACTGGTTATTTCCGGATCAAAGCTATTACTAAAAAGTGCCCAGACCTGAAGCCCCTCATCATGGGCCCATTCCACATATGGCAGGCTTCCATAATTAATTATGTTTCCTGATCCGTCTGCCAGATGAAACCATGTGGGAGATATGACATTAAGACCAGGGATGCTTTTATAATCACTAATATCATAGCGTGGTCTAGAAATATAATCCCAGGTTAGGTTAACCTTTCCGCCCAGGGGCTTCCATGGAGGACTTGACATATTGTCCCTCAGAGTAACAGCCTGGATTTCCTGAAGAGTAATATGCTGCTTATCAACATAACCCACATACCCGCCGGAGCTTCGTACTTTATACCAGCCATCTTCCTCACCATATATGATTAAACTGTCATTAACTGAAAGGCTTTCTATTCTGGGGCTTCTATAAAAGGGACCAGTTCTTAAGTAGGTTTGCTGGTTTACTATTCCTGTAAGGATTGGTTTATTTATATAGTCAATGGTTGTAATTCCTGATTCTAGAGTTTCTATTGTAATTCCATAAACAGGAGCTAAAAACTCTATTGGAACATAAGGCCTGTCCTCCATAACGGTTAAAGGAATGCTGACTGCAACTGGTTGTTGGTTGATATAGGCAGTTAATTGCCTGCTGTTCATTTCAATTGTCTTGTCCCTGGTGGTTACCATTATCCTTTTATTTTCTGGTTCCCAATATATATGGGGATCAAACCTGTCTTTGATTAAATCCACACTAATTAAAAGGGCTTCATTCTCCCACATAAATTCTTCCTTGGATACAGGAGTATTATGTATAACCAGGCTATAAGCTGATGCACCATTTATCCACTGGGCACTTGGATAATAGTACCATATCCCCAGAGCACCAGATATAAATAAGGTCATTAATAATGCAAGGATATAAGGGAAGGGGTTAGATCTAATCACCTCTTGGTTAGTATCTTGGATAGTGTTTTGATTAGTATGGAGTTCCATGTAATTGCTCCTCTCCCGGGTAAACTTGTTAATATTATGACATACTTTTCACTGGGATGCAGTACAAGATTTCTGGAAACAATATAGGGTTGTTTTATTTGCATCCAAATTAAAAGAGGTATAATATATAGGGGGTAAGCATTAGAAGCTAAGAGAAAAGGTGATTTAGAAATTGAATCAGTCAGAAATAGTGCAAATTCTAGAATGTTTAGAAATTGAATATCCCCATGCAAAAACCGAGCTGGAATTTAACACTCCCTTTCAGTTGTTGATAGCCACCATATTATCTGCCCAGTCTACAGATGTTCAGGTGAACAAGATTACAAAAGGTTTATTTGCCAAATACCCTGGGCCTTCTGATTTTGCTGAGCTAGAGCCTCAGGTTCTAGAGAAGGATATTAAGGGTGTGGGACTTTTTCGAAATAAAAGCAAAAGCATAGTGGAAACAAGCAGAATCATAAGGGACAAGCATGGGGGCATGGTGCCAGGCACCATGGAAGAACTGATACAGCTTCCTGGTGTGGGAAGAAAAACAGCTAATGTGGTTTTAGCCAATGCCTTTAACATACCGGCAATTGCTGTGGACACCCATGTTTTTAGAGTATCTAACAGGCTGGGTATAGCTAACTCTAAAAATCCAGAAGCAACAGAATTAGATTTACAAAAAAATATACCCATGGATAAATGGTCGCAAGCCCATCATTGGTTAATATTTCATGGCCGAAGGGTATGCCATGCCAGAAAGCCGGCGTGTACAAGCTGTGTAGTTGAAGATCTTTGTAAATATAGAAAAATGCAAAAGCTAGAAACATTAAAGGAGGGAACATGATTTGAAGGTTGGCGTATGTACCCTCGAACTTAGAATCCCCTATGCACACTCTTTAAAGGAAAAAAGAAGTATAGTGAAAAGGATTAGCAATAAAATTAAGCAGAAGTTTAATGTTTCCATATCAGAGATAGATACTCAAGACCTATGGCAGACGGCAACACTGGGAATTGCAGTGGTGGGAAGTCATGGCCCCCTCCTTGAGGGGTTTTTAGAAACCCTAATAGATTATGTAGAAAGTACCTTTGATGGTGAAATTAGGGTCTTGCATACAGAAGTTATTGCTGTTTAGGAGTGATTTAGATGCATATAGTATTATATGAACCAGAAATTCCACAAAATACAGGCAATATAGCCAGGACCTGTGCAGCAACAGGGGTTTCTTTACATTTGATTAAACCACTGGGGTTTAGCATAGATGACAAACATGTAAAAAGGGCAGGCTTGGATTATTGGCACCTTCTGGATCTATATGAATATGATAACTGGGAGAGCTTTATAGCTCAAAAGGGCCATTTAGCCCTGTATTTTACATCAACCAAGGGAGAGCAGTATTATCACAATTTTCAATACCCTGAGGATAGTTATTTTGTTTTTGGACCTGAAACTAGAGGGATTCCAGAAAGCATTCTCAGGCAGTATTGGGACAGGGTTATAAGGATACCCATGAGGTCTAATTCAAGATCTTTAAACTTATCCAATGCTGCTGCCATAGTTATTTATGAGGCTTTAAGGCAGCATGAATTCAAAAACATTACTACCTAGTAGATTAATGAAATATAATAAAAGGCATGCATACATATGGTAGGTTAGTGGAGGGAGGAATTATAAATGCAAGATTTGGCGTATGTAAATGGTGTTATTAGTGATGTTAAAGATGCTTTTGTACATATTGAGGACAGGGGATTTCAGTTTGGTGAGGGTGTCTATGAAGTGATAAAGGTATATAACGGAAAACCCTTTGTGCTTATACCACATTTAGAAAGACTAAAAAGAAGCTCTGTAGGCATGGGAATTGATTTTCCATGGGAAATAGAATTCCTTGAAAAAGAAGTTTTAAGATTATTGGCTGAAACTGGACTTGATTTTGCAAATATATATATGCAGGTCAGCCCAGGGTCAGCACCAAGATCCCATTTGCTTGATAAGGATCCAACCCCAAGCCTTGTTATGACCATTCGTAAGGCAGCTGAGACTGGCATGCTTAAGGAAATTAAGCTCATTGCTGTAGAGGATATACGGTGGAAAAAATGCTGGATAAAGAGTACAAATCTAGCTGCTAATATTATGGGTAAGAAGATTGCCAGACAGCAGGGTGCAGGAGAAATTATCATGTATGAAGCTGATGGTACTGTTACTGAAGGAGGAAGCAGCAATATTTTTGCCGTTAGGTCAGGAGTATTAGCTACTCCAGATTTAGAGTGCAATATATTGGCTGGTATAACCAGAAAAATTGTCTTGGAAATAGCCAGGGATAGAAAACTGGAGTTTAAAGAAGGTAAAATTTCACTTGACGAGCTAAAGCTAGCTGATGAAATA
Above is a window of Desulfitibacter alkalitolerans DSM 16504 DNA encoding:
- a CDS encoding amidohydrolase; protein product: MNKEEIKKKIAHEIDKSFNTLKDLAELLNNSPELGYKEEKTSSILKEEFARLGIDTNDRVAYTGFKGSLKGRSSGVKVAVLGELDSVICHQHPLADKNTGAAHACGHFAQLVLIVGVAMALKNSGVMDFLSGEVCFMALPAEEFIDLEYRERLVADEHIKYKSGKQQAIWEGHFDDVGIVLMHHLLPRDYPYVVYAGMTSNTFISKMVTYTGKESHAGAAPHEGINALNMAMLALNNINAQRETFIEDDKVRVHSIILKGGDAVNVIPGEVVMETVVRGSSQKAVQRAAEKVDQCLLAGSLAMGGHISIKNNAGYLPLVNDDRLMDVYISNMEQFVDKEQIAKMGSIAASFDFGDVTHLIPGLHSFICAAEGNLHTKEFKVFDEQLAYLESLKAMAFTIVDLLFDEGKLAEQIINEYTPRMTKESYLKYLKENSKTMQGRPMKFK
- a CDS encoding DUF503 domain-containing protein, yielding MKVGVCTLELRIPYAHSLKEKRSIVKRISNKIKQKFNVSISEIDTQDLWQTATLGIAVVGSHGPLLEGFLETLIDYVESTFDGEIRVLHTEVIAV
- a CDS encoding YegS/Rv2252/BmrU family lipid kinase codes for the protein MDKLLLIYNPVAGEGAFKENLDEVVSLLQKKGYQVIVHRTSNDEDLEIVINNSKNFIDVVTAAGGDGTIHQVVNAMLKNNLTHVPLGIIPVGTSNDIASYLGIPFSFFDAIQIIGSRKVKNIDVGEVNNSCFVNVASGGLLMEVPHTTSVKLKNLTGRLAYYLKGIEQLPNLRPIPIKISCPEETVEEEILLFIILNGSIAGGFKNLAPAASMTDGKLDVLVFKPVPIPRLLSVFVKILRGDHFGDASLKYFQTAGPIEITCEANVGTDVDGEKGPDFPMYIKLRKGLLPVFVPSVNFK
- a CDS encoding alpha/beta hydrolase, with product MSSLEVKNDSIVIENQKIHIDIYTASKNPIGTVLFLHGNIFYSNSYNEFLSNLSQVGNINVVTFDYLGWGRSEGPRGKAQAKKILEQIREMVKYTVKRFPNSKYAIIGDSMGGHFAFEALIDNPELDCCVSHTIRYPGTYANMVDRIFVNLFRIMGLIMPNKTINPLKEAVNAEPKKGGNPTYNKLLKDPKIVTSFDMKTIAELTRVKSNKNHKTKKPVLIIVGEKEENKNEIILAKKASQILTNSQLEVVKDAGHLLFIDHPKLIADLITNWLKKVSFN
- the nth gene encoding endonuclease III, translating into MNQSEIVQILECLEIEYPHAKTELEFNTPFQLLIATILSAQSTDVQVNKITKGLFAKYPGPSDFAELEPQVLEKDIKGVGLFRNKSKSIVETSRIIRDKHGGMVPGTMEELIQLPGVGRKTANVVLANAFNIPAIAVDTHVFRVSNRLGIANSKNPEATELDLQKNIPMDKWSQAHHWLIFHGRRVCHARKPACTSCVVEDLCKYRKMQKLETLKEGT
- the trmL gene encoding tRNA (uridine(34)/cytosine(34)/5-carboxymethylaminomethyluridine(34)-2'-O)-methyltransferase TrmL; this encodes MHIVLYEPEIPQNTGNIARTCAATGVSLHLIKPLGFSIDDKHVKRAGLDYWHLLDLYEYDNWESFIAQKGHLALYFTSTKGEQYYHNFQYPEDSYFVFGPETRGIPESILRQYWDRVIRIPMRSNSRSLNLSNAAAIVIYEALRQHEFKNITT
- a CDS encoding aminotransferase class IV, encoding MQDLAYVNGVISDVKDAFVHIEDRGFQFGEGVYEVIKVYNGKPFVLIPHLERLKRSSVGMGIDFPWEIEFLEKEVLRLLAETGLDFANIYMQVSPGSAPRSHLLDKDPTPSLVMTIRKAAETGMLKEIKLIAVEDIRWKKCWIKSTNLAANIMGKKIARQQGAGEIIMYEADGTVTEGGSSNIFAVRSGVLATPDLECNILAGITRKIVLEIARDRKLEFKEGKISLDELKLADEIFITSTTFEITAVTRLDGITIGNGTPGPITKSIHADYMAMIKKHCY
- a CDS encoding glycosyl hydrolase family 18 protein; amino-acid sequence: MELHTNQNTIQDTNQEVIRSNPFPYILALLMTLFISGALGIWYYYPSAQWINGASAYSLVIHNTPVSKEEFMWENEALLISVDLIKDRFDPHIYWEPENKRIMVTTRDKTIEMNSRQLTAYINQQPVAVSIPLTVMEDRPYVPIEFLAPVYGITIETLESGITTIDYINKPILTGIVNQQTYLRTGPFYRSPRIESLSVNDSLIIYGEEDGWYKVRSSGGYVGYVDKQHITLQEIQAVTLRDNMSSPPWKPLGGKVNLTWDYISRPRYDISDYKSIPGLNVISPTWFHLADGSGNIINYGSLPYVEWAHDEGLQVWALFSNSFDPEITSEMLGSLENRKNVINQLVVLARLFRLDGINIDFENIYYEDKDLFTQFLRELTPILHEQGLTVSVDVTVRSNSPNWSMVYDRPAISKIVDYVAVMTYDEHWRTSPVAGSVASLPWVEAGLIRMLEQVPREKLLLGVPFYTRIWEEEELADGTIQVTSKALSMRQAEETLKANNALISVDEAAGQNFGIYEDKGKVYKIWIEDEFSMRQRIELVRKYDLAGVASWRRGFEKPHIWDIIIEELTKRP
- a CDS encoding putative signal transducing protein — encoded protein: MNEKINWVKLTSLSGEIEAELLMGLLKTHNIPAEKVYPGITQYVKVYMGTAVGVEIHVPENMYHQAKEILKELEDQCGDS